In the Prochlorococcus marinus CUG1438 genome, CCAAAGAACGACTTTCAATGGTATTTGATAAATTTTTAAATAATCTATCAGCTACTGATTTATTAAAACCTTCGAGAAATAGTAAAGCATCCTCAAGTGTATTTGATTTAGATAGATTGACTATTACTTCAAATGGAATTTTTTCTTTCACTGCTAAATAAACAAGAATCTCTATCCTCCCATCAGCCAAATGATTATGAGTATGAAAAATTCCTCCTGCTAATTTAATTAATTTTCCATGATAACCAAAAAGGATAACAGTTCTGAAATTTTTTACTGCAGCATCAACTAGTAATGGTCCTATCCAGTTACCAACTTTTATAATTGGCAATTTAACATTAGACATTTTGGCCAAATTAAAACCATTTTCCCCGATAACAAAAACAACTTGTCCATTAAAATCATTTTTAATTAAATTTGCTAGCTCATTTTTAGCTTTTTCTAATTGATCAGGTGAAGCACTTGAATAAGTTTCAGCAGATGTACCAATAATTGATAATCCATCAACGATACCAAATGACTTATTACTAGTTCTTTCAGCCAAGAACTCTCCATTTGGAAAAATGATTTCTAAATTCAAATTAAAACCTGCTGGAATTGTATCCATTAAATTTTCATTTAAAACCTCTTTTGCAAAATCAGAAATACATATTTCTGACGTCTTCTCATTAACACCGACACCAGATCCAGCAATAATATTTATTTTATTTGTATTAACAAAGCTTTTTAATGAAGTTTTTTCTAAAGAAACTATTGTCCAAATTTCTAAATTTTGAGTAATATCAAGATCTAATCCAGAGTTAGCAAAAGAAATTCCTAATACATGAGACTTTTCTTTAAGAAAGCCAACAGAATGTACCTCTATTTTTATTTGTTTTTTTTCATTAGGAATTTTAATTAGTTCATAATTCTCAAATGAAAATCCTACCAATTTTTTTAAAGCAGCTTTAGAAGCGCCAGCAACCCACAAAGGTAAAGAAAATCCTTTTTTCAAATCAAGTAATTGAAAAATATTTAATGACAACTAATCTAAGAATGACCTATTTAATAAAAAGTGGCCATACAACAAAAATTATCATTGATGATTCCAGGACCCACACCAGTTCCAGAAAAAGTTTTACAAGCATTAAGTAAGCATCCCATTGGCCATCGAAGTAAAGAGTTTCAAGAGCTTGTAGAAAGCACTACAAGAAATTTACAATGGCTCCATCAAACTAAAAATGACGTATTAACAATTACTGGTAGTGGAACTGCCGCAATGGAAGCAGGAATAATAAATACGTTAAGTAAAGGAGATAAGGTAATTTGTGGAGAAAATGGAAAATTTGGTGAAAGATGGGTAAAAGTTGCTACTGAATATGGATTAGATGTAATAAAGATTACTTCTGAATGGGGTAATCCCCTTAACCCTGAGGAATTCAAAAAAGTATTAAGAGAAGATATCCAAAAGGAAATAAAGGCTGTTATTTTAACTCATTCTGAAACTTCAACAGGTGTAATTAATGATCTAAAAACTATTAGCTCATATATTCATGAACACAAAGAAGCATTATCTATCGTTGACTGCGTAACAAGTCTCGGGGCCTGTAATGTTCCAATAGATGAATGGAAATTAGATATCGTTGCTTCAGGATCACAAAAGGGATATATGATTCCTCCAGGCCTTAGTTTTGTAGCAGTAAGCCAAAAAGCATGGAACGCTGCAGAAAAAGCAAACTTACCAAAATTCTATTTAAATTTAAAATCCTACAAAAAAAGTCTTTTAAATAACAGTAATCCATTCACTCCCGCAGTAAATTTAGTTTTTGCTTTAGATGAAGCTCTAAAAATGATGAAAGAAGAAGGTTTAGACAATATTTTTCTTAGACACAGTAAACATAAACTAGCAATAAGCAAGGCTGTAAAAGCTTTAAATCTAAAATTATTTGCTGATGAAAAATATTTAAGTCCTTCAATTACTGCTATAGAAACTGGAGAACTGGATGCTGAAGTATTTAGAAAAATAATAAAAAACAAATACGATATTTTACTTGCTGGCGGTCAAGATCACCTGAAAGGGAAAATATTTAGAGTTGGGCACTTAGGATATGTAAACGATAGAGATATAATTACTGTCATTTCTGCGATTAGTAATACACTTCTTGAATTAGGTAAAATAACAGCTGAGGAAGTTGGTGCAGCATTAGTAACTGTATCTAAACATCTTGAATCAAATTAAGTTAAGTACCTGGCTCTTCTACATTTCCTCCTAATTCAACAATCTTTTTTCTAAGAATGATTGATCTTTTTTCATCTCCTTTAGTTTGAGCAATTGCGAGAGCAAATTCTAATTTTTCAAGCTGGTGACCACCCTCAAAAAAAGATAGTTTTTTCTTTATGCGGCTTTTATTAGCTGTGTATGAAATTTGTGAAGACATAAAATTCATGCTTTAAGTATTATTATGCCAATAAAAGGGGACATTACGAGAGGAAAACAAAATATAGTTAGACCATAAACCCAAGAAAAATAAATTTCTTCTAATATTATGTCCAAACATCCCTAAAATTTATGCCAAACATAAATCTAATTTATTACCTAATTGCTGGTGGAATTTTTGGCGCTTTAGCTCTAAAAACGGGCATCCCTGCCGCTCCTCTTGCGGGGGCTTTAATTGGCGCGAGTATAGTCAGTATTAGTGGCAAAGTTGATGTAGCAAATTGGCCAGTTGGCACTAGAACAATATTGGAAATCGGAATTGGGACCGTTATTGGTACATCATTAACTAAAGATTCTTTATTAGATCTTCAAAGCTTATGGAAACCTGCAATATTAATAACTTTTACTTTAGTTACTACGGGATTAGCAATTGGATTATGGACAAGTCGATTACTAAATATAGATGTTATAACAACAATTCTAGGAGCTGCACCAGGAGGTATTAGTGGAATGAGTCTTGCTGGATCAGAATATGGAGTGGGAGCTGCAGTCGCAACTCTTCACGCAGTAAGATTAATTACTGTGCTTTTAATTATTCCTTTAGTCGTGAAATGCTTAAATCTATTTGGAATAATTAAATCTTAAATTTCTATAGACATATTTCCAATAAAAGATATTTTTAAATAGATGAAATAAATCTAATGCAAAGATTTAAACAACAAAAAATAATATTATTAACTTTGGGAATATTTACTCCTCTAGCTTTTACGACATCAAAAGTAAATGCAAGCTCATTCGGTGCAGAAATTTTTTGTACCATGCGAGAGGGTGGAAATGATCATGAAAGCAGTTGGGAAGCAGCATATTCATATATAAAAAAACAAAAAGGAGGAATTTTTAAAGTCTCACCTAAGCAAGCCGCATCTCAAATTACTGAGACAGTTATAAGAGAAAGTGAAAAATTTAGATATTGCATTGAATACTTAGATAATCTTCATCCAAATAGAAAATTAATAAGAGATTTAGAAAAAGAAAAAGAAAGAAAAGAGAAAGAATTACAAGATAGAGAAACCAAAAGAAAAAAATTAGAAAAAGAATTAGAAGAAACTAATGAGGAATTTTCTGAAGAAACTATTGATAGATATAGTTACTAGAAAAGAACTTTAAACAAGAAATCAAATTTTTAAATAAAATATTAAATAAATTATATTTTGTATCTTTCAACACCAAAATATATTTTTATACACAATTTTCGAAATAATTATGAAAAATTAATATTGACTTTTGATATTTTCAAGCCATTATTTATTTAATTAAAAAGTCTGAATGCATATTAATGATGCTGTGTTTTTAGAGGATTTATGTCCGAAATTCAGATTAAGACAATGGCGAAAGTCAATTCATAGATTTACAGGAAAAAGTTGTATATATTGCGGTAAACCGTCTGAATCCATTGACCATGTCTTACCACAGAGTCAGGGTGGCTTAAGTACAACAGAAAATTGTGTACCTGCATGTCTTGCATGTAATGGAGATAAATCAGATGAGAATGCTTTGTATTGGTATAGAAGGCAAAAATTTTACGATCCTAGAAGAGCAATGGCAATCAGAGCTTGGCTAGATGGAGATTTAAGACTAGCAATAAGGCTATTACAATGGGCGAATCCTAATTTTAAAGTTAATAAAAACAATAGCGAAAAAGATGAACCAAAATTTAAAGTAGCCTAATTACCAAACATTACACATTTTTATAGAGTTATAACTCTGACATATATTCTCTAAATCTTTTGGAGATTCAGTGAATATTAAAATTGCAGACAATGAAATGAGAACAACAAATAATTTTTGATAGAATTTATAACCTACAGAAGTTAATTCTTTTTCTCCAAGAAAAGAATAACTTTTACTAATGCAAAAAGTTTTTGATTTCAAATCAGACTTAACAACTAAACTCATCATTAATAATACATATGTACTATATTAATACCTTATGAATAATCTCGCAAGTTTCTCAAATAAAAAAATTAAATTTTTAATCTTCGGATGTGGTTATACTGGTAGCTTCTTTGCAAAAACCATCAGAAAACTTGGTTATACCGCATTAACAAGTACAAGATCTGAGAAGATAGATCCATCTAGTTTTATTTTTGATAGTGAAAAAAATATAATCCCAAACGAAAACATTTTTGATGGTGTGACACATATTCTAAGTTGCATACCTCCTGATAAAAATGGGGAAGATCCAGTATTAAAATGTCTAAAAAGTAAGCTAGAAAGTTTATCACTTAAATGGATTGGATATTTATCGACCACAGGAGTGTATGGAAATACTAGGGGTGATTGGGTATCTGAGATAGACCAACCTAATCCTTCTCAAAAAAGAAGTCAAAAAAGATTAAATTGCGAACAAGAATGGATTAAATCGGCTTTACCCGTGCAAATTTTTAGGTTGCCTGGTATTTATGGACCAGGAAGATCCACTTTTGAAGCGATCAAAAATAAAAAAATTCGAGTTATCGTCAAAAAAGATCAAGTATTTTCGAGAATTCATGTTGCTGATATTACAAATGCAATCATCTATCTTTTAAAGAATAAAGATTCTTTAAATTTTCACCAAATCATCAATATTGCAGACGATGAACCCTGTTCTCAAATAGAAGTAACTCAATATTGCTATGATTTACTTGATTTAAAAATGCCAGAACCGAAATTTTTTGAGGATACAAAAAACGAGTTATCTCAAATAGCTCAATCTTTTTGGATGGAGAATAGAAGAGTTTCTAACAAATTATTATGCAAAACACTTGGATACAAACTAATTTATAAAAACTACAAATTAGGTCTAAAAGATTGTTTATTGAATATTTAAAAAACAATAAATTAAAAATCTGATTATGACCTTTCAAAATTCAAACAATAGATTAAAAGTTGTAATAACTCTAGGCGATGAATCTGGTGTAGGACCAGAAATCATTTTAAAAGCGTTATTTTCTAAAGAAATACCTGATAATGTTGACTATATATTAGTTGGTTCAAAAAGAAATCTACAAAATACATACGTAAACCTTAGATCATTAGGTTTAAAAAACATTGCAAATCCAAATAATTTACAAATTTACGATCTCGAAATCTCTTCATCTAATGATGTGTCTAAATCAAGTTATGGAAATTCAAGTTTCAAATACCTAACGAAAGCAATTGAAATTGTACAACAATATCCCAATTCAGCGCTAGTAACTGCCCCAATTTGCAAGAAATCATGGTCATTAGCAGGTCATAATTTCTCTGGCCAGACGGAGGTACTAGCAAAATTATGCGGAATAAAAAAAGTTGGAATGCTATTCACAGCTAAATCACCAATTACAGGTTGGAGATTTAATACTTTACTTGCCACAACTCACATAGCTCTTCGCGATGTGCCAAAGGTATTAACTGTAGAATTAATTCATTCTAAATTAGATCTTTTGAGAGATTATTGTGGTACTTATATTGAACAACCCACTTTAAAGGTCGCTGGTTTAAATCCTCATGCTGGCGAAGAAGGTATTTTAGGTAATGAAGAAAAAGATTGGCTAAATGATGCATTGATTACTTGGAATGAAAAAAATAGAAATATTAAATTACTAGGTCCCGTATCACCTGATAGTTGTTGGAATTCTTCTGCAAAAGCTTGGAGACAAAAAGATGTTGAAACTCATAATGGCATTCTTGCTATGTATCATGATCAAGGTTTAATACCAATGAAAGTTATTGCTCTTAATTACTCAGTCAATACTACAATAGGTTTACCTTTTATAAGAACATCTCCAGATCATGGAACAGCGTTTGATATTGCTGGCAAAGGTAAATCTCAATGTCAAAGTATGATTGAGGCAATAAAAACTGCAGTTGAATTTACCAAAAATTCAAGACTGTTTAACTCGCATTAGTACTTGACCAAATTCAACCGGCGTTCCATTTTCAACAAGAATTTCTACTATCTCAGCATTAAATTCAGATTCAATTTCGTTCATCAATTTCATTGCTTCCAAAATACAGATAGTTTGACCAACCTTAATAATATTTCCAATTTCTACGAATGGCTCCTCTCCGGGCGCTGCTGCCCTATAAAAAGTCCCAACCATAGGAGATGTAATTTCAATAAGATCTGAGCGCCCAGGAGGGGGTATCTGAGCAGAATCCGGCTCATTAGCAATTGGAGTGTTAGTAATTGGAGCATTATCACTTATAGATTTTTGATTCGCATTTGTTTGCTTATCAAATAAATTATTGGAAACTAAATTATGAGTGGATTGACTCTGATCAAACAAGTTTCGCTTTATTTCAAGTTTAAAGTCTTCTCCTTCTAGGGAGAATTCTTGAATATCGCTTTTTGAGATTTTCTCTATTAAACGATTTAAGTCTTCATGATCTAATTTCATGGCCATTAATTTTCACGTCCAAGATAACTATCGTTACGAGTATCAACCTTAATCATTTCTCCAACAGAGATGAATAAAGGAACCATAACTTGAGCACCTGTCTCTAGAATAGCTGGTTTAGTGCCCCCACTAGCAGTATCGCCTTTAACACCAGGATCAGTTTCTGTAACTTTTAAGGTAATTGATATAGGAAGTTCAACTTCTAAAACCTTGCCATTGTGAAAAATAACATTAACCTCCATCCCCTCTTTCAAGTACTTTGAGCCTTTACCAATTTGTTCAGCAGAAAGTCTTGTTTCTTCAAAACTTGTCATATCCATAAAAACATAATCTCCTGACTCCACATAAGTGTGTTGCAGGTTAGACTTCTCTAGGATAGCCTGC is a window encoding:
- the accB gene encoding acetyl-CoA carboxylase biotin carboxyl carrier protein: MAMKLDHEDLNRLIEKISKSDIQEFSLEGEDFKLEIKRNLFDQSQSTHNLVSNNLFDKQTNANQKSISDNAPITNTPIANEPDSAQIPPPGRSDLIEITSPMVGTFYRAAAPGEEPFVEIGNIIKVGQTICILEAMKLMNEIESEFNAEIVEILVENGTPVEFGQVLMRVKQS
- a CDS encoding transcription factor TFIID, which codes for MMSLVVKSDLKSKTFCISKSYSFLGEKELTSVGYKFYQKLFVVLISLSAILIFTESPKDLENICQSYNSIKMCNVW
- a CDS encoding sugar nucleotide-binding protein, which encodes MNNLASFSNKKIKFLIFGCGYTGSFFAKTIRKLGYTALTSTRSEKIDPSSFIFDSEKNIIPNENIFDGVTHILSCIPPDKNGEDPVLKCLKSKLESLSLKWIGYLSTTGVYGNTRGDWVSEIDQPNPSQKRSQKRLNCEQEWIKSALPVQIFRLPGIYGPGRSTFEAIKNKKIRVIVKKDQVFSRIHVADITNAIIYLLKNKDSLNFHQIINIADDEPCSQIEVTQYCYDLLDLKMPEPKFFEDTKNELSQIAQSFWMENRRVSNKLLCKTLGYKLIYKNYKLGLKDCLLNI
- a CDS encoding HNH endonuclease; amino-acid sequence: MHINDAVFLEDLCPKFRLRQWRKSIHRFTGKSCIYCGKPSESIDHVLPQSQGGLSTTENCVPACLACNGDKSDENALYWYRRQKFYDPRRAMAIRAWLDGDLRLAIRLLQWANPNFKVNKNNSEKDEPKFKVA
- a CDS encoding secretion system protein, with product MQRFKQQKIILLTLGIFTPLAFTTSKVNASSFGAEIFCTMREGGNDHESSWEAAYSYIKKQKGGIFKVSPKQAASQITETVIRESEKFRYCIEYLDNLHPNRKLIRDLEKEKERKEKELQDRETKRKKLEKELEETNEEFSEETIDRYSY
- a CDS encoding alanine--glyoxylate aminotransferase family protein, producing the protein MIPGPTPVPEKVLQALSKHPIGHRSKEFQELVESTTRNLQWLHQTKNDVLTITGSGTAAMEAGIINTLSKGDKVICGENGKFGERWVKVATEYGLDVIKITSEWGNPLNPEEFKKVLREDIQKEIKAVILTHSETSTGVINDLKTISSYIHEHKEALSIVDCVTSLGACNVPIDEWKLDIVASGSQKGYMIPPGLSFVAVSQKAWNAAEKANLPKFYLNLKSYKKSLLNNSNPFTPAVNLVFALDEALKMMKEEGLDNIFLRHSKHKLAISKAVKALNLKLFADEKYLSPSITAIETGELDAEVFRKIIKNKYDILLAGGQDHLKGKIFRVGHLGYVNDRDIITVISAISNTLLELGKITAEEVGAALVTVSKHLESN
- the pdxA gene encoding 4-hydroxythreonine-4-phosphate dehydrogenase PdxA, translated to MTFQNSNNRLKVVITLGDESGVGPEIILKALFSKEIPDNVDYILVGSKRNLQNTYVNLRSLGLKNIANPNNLQIYDLEISSSNDVSKSSYGNSSFKYLTKAIEIVQQYPNSALVTAPICKKSWSLAGHNFSGQTEVLAKLCGIKKVGMLFTAKSPITGWRFNTLLATTHIALRDVPKVLTVELIHSKLDLLRDYCGTYIEQPTLKVAGLNPHAGEEGILGNEEKDWLNDALITWNEKNRNIKLLGPVSPDSCWNSSAKAWRQKDVETHNGILAMYHDQGLIPMKVIALNYSVNTTIGLPFIRTSPDHGTAFDIAGKGKSQCQSMIEAIKTAVEFTKNSRLFNSH
- the efp gene encoding elongation factor P, translated to MISSNDFRTGTTIELDGQVWRVVEFLHVKPGKGSAFVRTKLKSVQSGNVVEKTFRAGESVQQAILEKSNLQHTYVESGDYVFMDMTSFEETRLSAEQIGKGSKYLKEGMEVNVIFHNGKVLEVELPISITLKVTETDPGVKGDTASGGTKPAILETGAQVMVPLFISVGEMIKVDTRNDSYLGREN
- a CDS encoding AbrB family transcriptional regulator, which produces MPNINLIYYLIAGGIFGALALKTGIPAAPLAGALIGASIVSISGKVDVANWPVGTRTILEIGIGTVIGTSLTKDSLLDLQSLWKPAILITFTLVTTGLAIGLWTSRLLNIDVITTILGAAPGGISGMSLAGSEYGVGAAVATLHAVRLITVLLIIPLVVKCLNLFGIIKS
- a CDS encoding cobalt-precorrin-5B (C(1))-methyltransferase; translated protein: MKKGFSLPLWVAGASKAALKKLVGFSFENYELIKIPNEKKQIKIEVHSVGFLKEKSHVLGISFANSGLDLDITQNLEIWTIVSLEKTSLKSFVNTNKINIIAGSGVGVNEKTSEICISDFAKEVLNENLMDTIPAGFNLNLEIIFPNGEFLAERTSNKSFGIVDGLSIIGTSAETYSSASPDQLEKAKNELANLIKNDFNGQVVFVIGENGFNLAKMSNVKLPIIKVGNWIGPLLVDAAVKNFRTVILFGYHGKLIKLAGGIFHTHNHLADGRIEILVYLAVKEKIPFEVIVNLSKSNTLEDALLFLEGFNKSVADRLFKNLSNTIESRSLEYVKRYTKTDMKIAAIIFDRKRKIRWSGVNGKDYISKFRYD